GGATCCATTTTTTGAGGGAGGATCGGACGGATGGCGGCTAAACCGAGTTTTCGCAAGCCAGCACCGGAAGGGGTGGTGGAGCAGACCGGCATCGGTACTGGTACAGGCAATGGGATGGTGGTCTTAGACGACGGCTCCCTGATGATGGTTGTGGGGAGTCGCTGCCATATCTCGACCGACGGCGGACAGACCTGGGGTGAGTCGCGGCCGCTGAACTGCGAAGCGATGGGAAGTTCGTCCAACCTGTCGTGTATAAAGCTACAGTCGGGCAAGCTGGCACTGGCGCACCGGGGCAAGGAGGAGGAAGGGTGGGGGACGGAGATGTTCAACTGGAATCCCTTTTATCTGTCGGTGTCTGAAGACGATGGCCAGACCTGGGCGGGCGCGTGGCCGATGGATCTGCTGGGTGGACCATACCACGATGCGATGATTCAGCTGTCGAGCGGGCGGTTGCTGATGCCCAGCCGGATCTGTCACAGCAACAGACGGCACCCTGGTTTGGAATACGAGCGGGTGAGTAGTTATGGGATCTGGAAGGGGCTGCGGTTGCAGGTGAGCGGACATTATCACTATCCGGAGGTAGATATTGCTGCGGTGAGTTATTCGGACGACGAGGGACAGACGTGGCAGCAGTGCCAGGGGCAGTTGATGGGCTGGTTCGACGCGGAGGGCATTCCCAACGGGCGCGGAGGAATCACGGCGGTGGATGAACCGAGTGTGGCGGAATACGCGGATGGGCGAGTGATGCTGCTGGCGCGATCTACGGTGGGGCGGCTGGTGCAGAGTATCAGCGAAGACGGCGGAGAGACCTGGACGCCGATTTTGCCGAGCGATCTGGCGAGTTCGTACTCGCCGCCGAGGCTACGGCAAATTCCGAGCACGGGCGACTTGCTGTGTGTGTGGAACCAGGTGTCGCGGGATGAGATCAAACGGGGCTATCGGCGGGGACGACTATCGGCGGCGATTTCCAGGGATAGTGGCGCGAGTTGGGAGCGGTTCAAGACAATCGAGGTGAGCGAGGGGATGGAGGACGTGGAGCGGGTGGTGCCGCAGGAGCCGATTACGCCGGTGATCGGGTTGCCCGAATTGGGCACGCTACCGGAGGGTTTCGCCACTTTCGACTACCCCAATGTGTGGTTTGCGGGCGATAAGGTGTACCTGACATACCACCGGAGCTGGGTGGAAGTGGATGAGGATGCCGGTGAAGCGGTGACACTGGGGGAACGGAAAGGGAGGACGAGGAAGCCGCGCGAGATGGTGCTGCGCATTTATCCACTGGCGGAGTTTTACCGCTGAAATGTCGTTTATTCTATTTCTGTGTAGTCAGAGGTGAGGGTTAAATCACCTGACTTTATGTTAATAAAGCAGGCGGTTGTCCCTTCTGGCTGCGTGGCGGTTACCACCCACTGTTCGCCTATCCTTTCCAGCTTTGCAGGTGATTCGATCCACTTCCTTTTGCCGGTTATTCCGGTATCAGTCGTTGATATCAGAAAGGCCTCATCCAAGGGCTTTGATGATTCAAAAATCACTGTGAACTGTCCGCTCTCAGTCCTGGACGAAATTTGCTCGGCCCAGGGTTTGCCCTCTTTGACAACGCTGTCTGCGAAGGCATAGCTATCCGGAGGTTTCATGCCGGCCTGATGTCCGTGTTTCATGCCGGGGATCAGACATACCATGTATGGCCCGGATATAGTGCGATAGCAGGAGGCTTGCTTGTCCAGTGGAAAGTGCTGGTCTCCCGGCCAGGAGAGCCACAGGGTCGGGATTTTCACTTTTTTTAAGCGTAGAACAGGATCCCATACCTTCTTGTAAAGGTCATTATTTCCAAGCGCCCTGCCGTATTGATTGGCCACCTGGGACAGGTTTCCGCATCCGTAAGTGGGAATGGCAAAAGCAAAGCGGTCGTCGATACCGATAACAGTGCTTGCAATGATGCCTCCCCAGGAGATACCCATCAGGCCGACGCTCGTACTATCTACCTGCGACAGGGAACGAAGTAGTGAGTTCGCCAGGATTGCATCGGCAACGGCGTGATACATCCACTGTTCTTCAATCGGTTTGTCGGAGTCACCGTAAATACCTGTGCGAACTGGTCCTGACCAGGGATGTTTTTTCCACCTGTTGCGCCTGGTGTCGCCGGGTTTTCCTGGCTCCCGTTCATCTGTCTGCCCTTCCACTGCGATACTGATTGCCGCGTATCCGCGGGCATTCCACTTTTCAACCCACTCCTTAAAGGCGGTTCCGCCACCGCCATGGATTAACACGATTCCCGGGACCTTGTGGCTCGACGATGCACCCTCAGGGATACCGACCCAGGCATAGACGCGGGTTGGTTTTCCCTCGTACATAAGTGCATCAAAGTAGATCGTCTTCAACTCACCAGCACCAATACTGACGATTTGCTCATTTTCATTGCGGACAACCGGCGCATTTGTCAGTTCTGCCAGTGCGCGTATTCTCGATTCCTCAGTGCGGTAATCAGCTTGCACGCTCAAAGTCCTCAGCATTGCTGTGAAAATAACCGTCAATGTAATCATTCTCATCGTATTGTATTTCTCAGGTTCTCCAAAAGTCTTGATCGCCCTATCTATTGAAGGGCTTCCGCCTCATCGAAGAATAGACGCCTTCCAGAGTCCCGGCCTTTTTATGCCATACCAGTGCCTGCTCATTGGCGTCTTTGACATACTTGAGTGCCTCGGTAATAGGCTCTCCCATAGGATCGAAATACCCGGTCTGGGACTTACCCGTAGCGTCATGCGTTCCGGCCCAGGTTTCGATATACCCACATGTCTGCCAGCCCAGCATAAAGGGCAGGTTCATGATTCCCTTTAAATATACGGCGTACTGTTTGCCTTTATCCTCGATTGTAGGGACTTCCACCCCTTTCACCTTATCCATATGGGGGCGCAGGAATCCATAGGCGTGGTCGCCGTTGATGATGGGCTTTCCAGTCTTTTCAAAAATTCTCCGCAGTTTTTGTTCGTGAGCCGGCGTATAGAAATCGTAATCCTGGATCAGCACCACATCTACGTAATTTTTCACAATATCCCACACCCAATTGGGTTGGGGCCTCGCATTTTGTATTTTATCGCCAAAAATCAAATGATGGGGGTCGTATTTCCTGATGGCATCGTGGTGAGCCTTGAGATAAGCGTCAACGATTTTTGCATTCATGAGTGCCTGATCGGTAAATCCCCTTTTGGGATCCCTGGGCATCCCATACTCGC
The nucleotide sequence above comes from Gemmatimonadota bacterium. Encoded proteins:
- a CDS encoding sialidase family protein — translated: MAAKPSFRKPAPEGVVEQTGIGTGTGNGMVVLDDGSLMMVVGSRCHISTDGGQTWGESRPLNCEAMGSSSNLSCIKLQSGKLALAHRGKEEEGWGTEMFNWNPFYLSVSEDDGQTWAGAWPMDLLGGPYHDAMIQLSSGRLLMPSRICHSNRRHPGLEYERVSSYGIWKGLRLQVSGHYHYPEVDIAAVSYSDDEGQTWQQCQGQLMGWFDAEGIPNGRGGITAVDEPSVAEYADGRVMLLARSTVGRLVQSISEDGGETWTPILPSDLASSYSPPRLRQIPSTGDLLCVWNQVSRDEIKRGYRRGRLSAAISRDSGASWERFKTIEVSEGMEDVERVVPQEPITPVIGLPELGTLPEGFATFDYPNVWFAGDKVYLTYHRSWVEVDEDAGEAVTLGERKGRTRKPREMVLRIYPLAEFYR
- a CDS encoding acetylxylan esterase is translated as MQADYRTEESRIRALAELTNAPVVRNENEQIVSIGAGELKTIYFDALMYEGKPTRVYAWVGIPEGASSSHKVPGIVLIHGGGGTAFKEWVEKWNARGYAAISIAVEGQTDEREPGKPGDTRRNRWKKHPWSGPVRTGIYGDSDKPIEEQWMYHAVADAILANSLLRSLSQVDSTSVGLMGISWGGIIASTVIGIDDRFAFAIPTYGCGNLSQVANQYGRALGNNDLYKKVWDPVLRLKKVKIPTLWLSWPGDQHFPLDKQASCYRTISGPYMVCLIPGMKHGHQAGMKPPDSYAFADSVVKEGKPWAEQISSRTESGQFTVIFESSKPLDEAFLISTTDTGITGKRKWIESPAKLERIGEQWVVTATQPEGTTACFINIKSGDLTLTSDYTEIE